In Brachypodium distachyon strain Bd21 chromosome 5, Brachypodium_distachyon_v3.0, whole genome shotgun sequence, the genomic window TAAAAAGTTACTGGTCCTAATCACTTTTGCTGGTTACACGTGGGACGGTTCATGCATCTGTACAATTTCATGCCAACTCAAGCTCAGGTAGGAGAGGAGCTTGAGGATGTGCTGCACATAAAAAGCCTCGATATATGTAAAGAAAGTGCACTATTAACAAATCAAAGCCCAATAAACAACAAATCACACTGGATAAGAGGCTCAACTGAATTGCTTCGGAAAGTTACAAATCTAACGCTCCATGAGTCTGATCCAACCGTCGCACACTAATCCGATTAGTCCGAGaaaaatcatactccctccggtcatAATAACCATTGGttatttagtacaaagttattaCGGGGATTTAGCATTCGGCAAGAGTATCTATAGCaatatctatatctataccaTTATATTAAATTCGAAACGGTGGTGATGTTACGGACATCGCTGCGGTACGTCACTTTGCCAAAATTACGAATATGCCACCACTGTCCAGAGGGTGAGCGCGGTACGTCACATTTGttcttccgtagcaacgcacggggcTTTTTGCCAGTATTAAATTAAATTTGGCGGTGACGGTACGACCGCAGCCATACGTCCTCAACTCTTTCCGCCCGAACCCTCTCGCACGGGAGAGTCCTCGCACGCGGGACGCGGCTCGACTGGCCTGATCCTATCCCCTCTCCTTTCtcctcgatcgatccatcctcctcgatctcttcttcctcgcaccTGGATCCGCATCCTCCACGAATTCTATCCCTCCCGTATAGTCAGTCCCGCGCGGGGAAATAAGTAACTCACTGTAAAAACCAACCTGCCGAGCGCCGAGCCGTACAATGGACCCCtcacgctgccgccgcgcgcgctcTCCACACAAAGCGAGGCTATCTCCGCCGCTGGCAGGCCTGCTCGCGTTTCCTTTCTCCTCCAACCTCCGGCTGCTCTCCGGTAGctccgcccgcccgcccggccTCCATCCCGCAGCCCTGTGGCCGAACTCATCCCAAAACGAGGCCACCACCCTCCGCCAGGAGCGCCTTGGCCACGGGCCGATGCTGGTGGATGCCTCCGCTCTGGAGTCTGGAACCAGCGCCGCGCGCGGGATGGCTTGGCCCGTTGGCTGCTGCCGCGCTAGGAGGAAGCGGGCCGTTGGCCGATGTCTTGAGCGACAAGCGTGCGTCGAGACGTCGCAGCCATTGCCTCGTCCAGACCCCTGCAGCTGGAGGTGAGATGTGTTGGTAACTATCGTATGCTCCCAGTACGTTCAACAATGTATTGTTTCTCTTGAGCATGGAAAACTATCGTATGCTCCCAAGCGACCGGTTGATGGTATGTGCTCAATTGATGTTCCAATTTCTAAAGTATTTAGGTGTTTGGGCActtgcaaattgcaaaatcATCTCATGTTCTGCAACTTGCAGTTCCTTTATGTATTTAGGTATTACTTAGATGAAGTCCGGAGAACTTGGAATTAGCGAGCTCGTGGACACGCCAAGGGCAGGAGGTATACATCGCTTGAGCAGAAGCCTGTATGCAGCGCATCTCAGTTTTGCCCAATCTGTAGTAGCACAATTCAATCTATTTATTCTCTCTTTCTGATCTCTTTTCTCTGTATATGATCTGCCATTTTTCTTCCCACCCCTTTGACATAGATGAAAAGAAAGAGTGCTCTGATTAATACAACTTTATCTTTGTTGCTACAAGATTTCAATAAGTTGCTTTCAACATGGCCTATTTTTATTTCTGGTAGAAATTGATATCGAATCTGCTGGTGCATGTTTCTATTTTTCTCGTGATTTTCATTTTCAGGGACTTCAATCAACTTTTGCCATGGTATTGATACAGCTGCGGCGTTACTCTATGTGTGTTGTATTTATTCATGTGTCCTTTGTAATTAGTACCTAAACTATTCAGTTGCAGGCAAATTAGAGACACATAGTTAACATTGTCTTTGTTGTCTATCAACGAgcagactttttttttgcttgtgttTCTACCTTAGTGATGGTGAAAGAAAATCTCTCTTAGTCTATCAAGTACTTACATGTATATCAATGTTCTGTAGCGACAAGCGTAGAACGTCAGTAATAATTTCTATCAATGTTCTGTAGCGACAAGCGTAGAACGTCAGTAATAATTTCTATCAATGCCTTGGTTAGAAGCCAGGATTGTAATAGAATTCGTCTTATCAATTTATCTAagtagccttttttttttccgtagCAATGCATGGGTGTCTTACTAGTTAGTAGTACATGAGACTTGGTACGACTGAGCTGCAGCATATAAATACACGGTCAAACAAATTCCAAATTTCCTGGTAAACCGCAGCAACTCAATGATTCCCCCAACGGCACTCGGCAGCCACCGTCGCAGGCTcccggcgcctcctcccgAAGTTCTACCAAGCTTTTAAAAATCTCGACGCCTTTGCCGCCGCCTCTTAAAACCAAACCTCCACGCTCCACACTTCTCAGCCATCGACACGATACTACTGTTAGTAGCAGCAGGCAAGAGCCAAGAGGCATCAGGCAAGGTCGCAAGGATGCCACAGCTCGCTGGTAGCGGCCAGTCAAGGTCCAAGGTCGTCGCGTTCGCGGgctccgacgccgacgcccAATGCAATATTAACACCGCCAGCGCCCACGCGGACTACGCGGACGGCTGGGGAGAGTTGCGCCGGATTAGCTGGGCCTGGTCCGGGCTGGCCGGCGCCGTGCTGGAGCGGGCCGGGTCTACCAAGGGAAGCTCCAACCCCAagaccacggcggcggcgaaagAGGAGACGCGCAGCAAGGGCGcgccgaggccgaggaggcTGCCGGCCATGGTCATCGGCGTTCTGCCCGCGGGCAAGTTGGTCGTGGAGCAGCGGCGCTCCCCAGCTCCAGGCCGCGGCTGGCGCCGGCCCGCGGGAGGGGCCAGGGTCTTCGCgagcgaggccgtggagaCGACGGAGCCCGTGTCCCCGAAGGTGTCGTGCTTTGGGGCTGTACGGTCCGAGGCCGAGAGCCGTCCGAcggcgcctgcgccggcaCCGCGTGGGGAAGACGCGCGGAGCGGGTGCTGGGCGAGTGTCGCTTCCGCgctccgtgccttgtgccgcaCCGACGACAATGGTCCCGAAGGTGAAATTTGGGCGAGTGAGTTATCGACGGCCACGGCGTTGGAGTACTTAGAGTCACCGACGAAAGTGGCCGTTctgtcgccgccgcgcacggTTTTGGGGCTGGGAGAAGTGAAGCGCCTTGCttcgcggcggtggccggacGGCATGGCAGGAGATGGGCGGTGCCCGCCGGTTTGAATCGCTTGACGTTGCGTGCTTCGGTCGTCGGGAGGCACGAGAACAGTTGTACATCCACGGACCACGGTTGCCCAGGCACCGGTAGTCCGCTAGCCAAGCCAACCcgtgctaaaaaaaaactccatcTTTTGATTTTCTCTCGTGTCTTGTGTGTCCGTCTCTTTCTTTTGTACAGTTTGCTGTTTCATGGCTACCTTGGGTTATGGATCTTTGACTTTGGTAAATCATCACTTCTTCACTCGGTCAGTGGAGTCAGAGAAGACCAATTGGCAATGCATGATTAAGTGAATTAAAAAACAATCTAAGCTGATGATCTAATCTCAATCTCGTGATCTCATCTAGCAGCATCTTTTATTCTTGGTGAGAACATATCGTCTAGTAGTATCTCAACGGAAGAAAAACTGCGAAAAGTTTTTTAAAGAATTACCGTTTTGCTATAGCAAAGgggcctgttttttttttgaaaaacaggCGATTTTGTGGCCGTCCGATTCATGCTTGAAGATTGCAGATTGGTGCCTTTtccttttgccttttctttttgttgctcTGACCGGTTTTTTCTTTGCGTCTGAAGTCTGAACGCactcttcttccttctgccGACTGCCTTCGGAGCGAGAGGATGGGGGCCacggggaaggggaggagtcGATTTTGCTCGCCGGAGGCTGGCTTTTCCGTCCGGTGAGCTTCCCCTTCAATTTTTGGTGTCCcccgtcctcctccctccctcctctaTGCGGCCCTCGCGGGGTCATTGTCGGCGTGGCCCTCATGGGGTCAACGGCGACTGCACGGTGAGCGGGGCACGCTAGCGTGGCCCTCGAAGCGCCCACCGGGAGACCTTCCTCCGTCGCCTCTGAACTCCTCCCGTCCTGCAAGGTCGCCATCAAGCCGCATTTGCTCCGACCCGCGGGCTCTCGCGCCGTTGCGCGGAGCTTCGTcagacgaggaggagaggaccAAGTGCCTGCAGTCGAGGGTGCGGGCGGTGGAGATGCCGTGCGGGCCGATGCTGGTCTCATACATCACCGTGGCCGCGATGTGTCGAGGTGAAGGCTCGTTTGCTCGCGCTTGTGTTTGGTCGCTAATTTTTTTGCTTGTGGTCTGTCGTTGGCTCCACTGTGACGAGGCGAAGATGGCAGAGGCTAGCGCCTGTTCGAGGGGGTTTCGATATGCGCTCGTCGGCGGTGACGTCTATTAGGTGGTCATCCGGTGATTTTGGTGGTGGTTGATTTCTCCCCTTTTCTTCGGGTGGATGTGGAGATGCGAAGGTAGTAGAGGGGCAGGTTCGATTTCGTGCTCGTCCTCGGTGATGTCTGCTCGCGGCCGTCAGGTTAGCCTCTGTACATGTGATGCAGGGTTACCCTTTCTGAATTTGGAAGTCCGGCTAGCTGTAGTAGCGATTCAGACTAATGGGCAGTTCATTTCGTGCATTATGGCTTTATGTTGTGTTTTGTGATCTTTGTTCCTGGATATGCTTTTGGCTATGCCCACTGAAACTAATATGGCAACATTTTCATCCAAATTATTTCCATTTTCTGGTTCTATAGGTTGGGCTAGTGCTAGTGTCATTTTGTTGTCTATATTCATGTTTGTGTGGGTCGCAACCTCCATCATGGTGGCCACCTCCTTGCCCAACAAGGTGTGTGCAGCTCATGTTAGATTATTTGCTTGCGGTCCTGCAGGGAAGTATGCTCTTGGCCAATAATATGAGATGGGTTATCAACTTAGCCATAAAGCTGTAGTAAAAATTAACATTACGAATATGTAAATATAACTTGGCAATTATTGGTCAATCAGAAACTCAAGTCTCTTTAGATGTTGGTCTCACTCCCACAGCCACTTGGCACATATTGTCATATATGCTTCTTAGTATTTTGCTTGCTCTATATGCAAGCTAATTTGGTTGCAGCTACTATATGCAGGATGGAGAACTTGCACTACATCAAGCGTCAAGCTGCTGTTTGTAGCTATTTCTTTTGGTATAGGAATGTTTCTCTTCACTAAGATTCTTGGAACTTGGGTGTTGACTGGTAAGTTTTCGAAATCAAGTGTCTTGCTGACATTTGTAGCTCTTTCTTTTGGTATAGTAATGTTTCTGTTCACTAAGATTTTTGGGACTCAAGTGTTGACTGGCAAGTCTTTGAAATGGACTTGAAACTGTCATTTTTCTGAACACATTGGCCATTTTGTATTTTCTACTGAAGTGGAGGACTTCTCTTATCATTAGATTCTGTCTTTCATGTTATTTCCAGTTGAAAACCCACTTTGTCCTTCTCCTGGACTCAACAAAGCTTGCTAAGGATGCttagatttaaagttatgaaaTGCTTTTATCTCGAGTTATGAAATGCTTTTATCTCAACTATATTCTTATTCTAACTTCATCACCAGATAAGGATGTGTACTTGCATTTAGACTAAGCCCAGTATATGTTCTTGCATTTTGGTCAATTAAATGGTACATTTTGTACCAATATAAATTACGCGCAGCCTGCAATGTATGAAATGCACAATGAACTTACAGGATTTCATTTGTAAATTTCAGGAACTCAAATAAAAAGCAAAGATTGTTTTGGAAGGAGGTATAAATGTAGCTTGTTAAATAACTTAGTTAATTCATTGTatctatatttgtaattctattttcttttctgcagCAACACAAGTTTCTGATCTTGTCAGTCATTCAAGACCAATTCAGAAGaatatttaaaaaacaaaatacttaTTCTGAAGAAGGTATGTCTCGTCGCTACCCATATATGATATCTATATCTGATCGCTGATATTTCTTCTATATGGGCTGCAGCATGTAAAGTACCCCGTAAACTAGTCAATTTACATTAGGATCCTTTACATTAACCCTTACATTAACTCCTTGCTATTTGTACTCAATTAACTTATGAAATTCAGAGCGTTGTCGTCAAGATGCAATAATTTCCATCCATTGTTTTGTATATGTAGCATTTGTTTACAACAAATGATACCGATTTATGATaaagtaaaaatatttttacttCATATTTTGCATGTATGGAGTTGAGAAATAGCTTTTCAATGGAGAAAACTTTGTGCAAGCTCGGCAGTACCAAAGTGCAGGTACATAAGTACATAAGGTAGGTATTTTTGTCCAAAGTCCAAGTACATAAGTACATCGCAATTGAACGTGCTGCCTGAACCTGTTTGGCTTTTGAGTTTCTCCCTGGTTTTGTGTATGACAAAGTTCTAATTGTCGCCAAACCTGACTTGTATGTGGtctaaaaataaatcaagcaAGGATATTTGGTTCATTAGATCAAAAGGTTCTGGGTTTCTGGCTAAGCATGCAGGCTTTAGGTGTAGCCTTCAGTTTATCTGAAATTTTTGTCGTCGTCTCAGTTCTTTCATAGTTCGTTCTTTTCATTTAAAGGAATAGGAGATACTGGAGTTGAATACTCCAGTTGCAATCATATTTCAGAACTTTGGGCATTTGTGTCTCTGATAGCCGGATAGCTGTGTCAGTCGTTCAAAGTCATATTCGAGTTCAAGTGGTGCTTAAGTAGTTGCATTATGTGACGTCATTTGGAATTCTATATTTAAACGTTTGCAATTGCAAAATCAGGTTGCATATTGGGTCATTATCTGTGTGCAATTGCATTCTTAACTTTTTTGATTTGCACATGTAGGATTTGACACCAAGTTATGACTTATTACAATACAATTTTTGTAGTGCAATTTTAGAGTTCAAAGTCTGCAATTGCATAAGCTGATTGCAAATTGGGTCACTATCTGTGTGCAATTGCATTGTTATAAATTTTGACTTGCACCTGTAGGATGATGTGTGTGTGCCTTATTCTGTTCCTGCACTCTCTTGGGCCCCATTTTGATtggtttttttatttgtttttatttgattttcttaGTGCATTTCTGCTCTTTTTCAGCCTAACATGATTTTGCTTTCCTGTTGGGGGTTATATGccaatttgaaaattttgttctCTTATTTGATGCACTGCGAAACAGTAGCGCAATTTTTATTATGTATAAGCGCAATTGCACTCTTGTTTTCCATTAATCGATGTTTCTGCCTATCTTGAAATTGTTGTTCTCTCATTGATGAAGTGTCAAATAGTAGTGCAACTTACATTGTGTCTAAGTGCAATTGCACTGTTTACTTTTATTAATTGCAATTTTTCTGTCGCAACTAGGGGGTTATGTGCCCAAACTTGAACATTTTGTTCTCTTACTTTATGCTATGCCAAACAAAAGTGCAAGTTATATTCTGGCTAAGCGCAATTGCAATCTTGATTTCCATTAACCACAGTTGCAATTTCTCTGTACCAACTATGTTTTTATCTCCACTGAATTGAACCTTTTTGTTTCGTTTCGTATGTTATCTCTCTGAATTTTCGCCCAGGTCTTAGCACTGTGAATGCAGTTAGCATCcaagcttttctttttgtaatgCACCGTTGAATGATGTGTTATGGCAGGTAGTTGTATCATGTGTATATATGGAAACTGCTCCAGGTGTTTTATATTATGAAATCTTTGCAATGTGAATGCAGGTAGTATCTAAACTTATCAAGTCCCCTGCGATTATGCTTGATTTTTGAATAACTAGAAGCTATTGCAAGGTGTTATGATGTTAGCTTGTTGTAGCTACTGTTATCTCCTCAGGGTTTTTTTGGCAAACTGGACGCCACAAAGATGGATCTATCCTTATTGTATAAACAGCTGGTCAAGTGAAGCTAGATATTACTCAAATCAGCAAATTAGAAGTACATGTCATCTTGCCCTGTTCTGTTACCTTTTTGCACATACGAAAATTCTAAACAAGGTTGGAGATTGTATCATTCTTTTGCAGTTGTGTtgtattgttgttgttttcaaaCAGTTGCCTATGTGTAGGTTAGCCTTTTACAATTTTTATGTCTGTAGTTGCATAGCCctgtttttgtttcaaatttatgcatttttttaattctgAATCCTCTGAAATTTGCATATGTATAATAAGTGCAGCCCCAGTTAGATGTTAATATCTTATCTTTGATGGATTTCCTGTATCAATCAATATACATTACAAGCCTTGGCTCCAAGCCTCAAAGCCTCCATTTTGACTTCTAAAATTTCACAACAGTTTTTGATCTTTTTTATCTCAAAAATGCATGTACTGCAGTTGTCGGATCTTTTTTATTGTGCAACGTCTCTTTATGTTCAAAAAAGAAGCATATTTTTTGTATTCCATGCTGTCACAGATTCAGTTATTTTGATACAAAGACTCtgatctctctctttcttttatgGCAGATCTGAAATCTGTCTGGTTTTCTGTTCAAAAACAGAAGCCTAGATTTTCTTTCAAAAGTAGGCGTCtggttttaaaaaaaatagcaggCGACTGTTCCTGGTACAAAACCAGACGCTGATCACTGGAC contains:
- the LOC100824043 gene encoding uncharacterized protein LOC100824043 — encoded protein: MPQLAGSGQSRSKVVAFAGSDADAQCNINTASAHADYADGWGELRRISWAWSGLAGAVLERAGSTKGSSNPKTTAAAKEETRSKGAPRPRRLPAMVIGVLPAGKLVVEQRRSPAPGRGWRRPAGGARVFASEAVETTEPVSPKVSCFGAVRSEAESRPTAPAPAPRGEDARSGCWASVASALRALCRTDDNGPEGEIWASELSTATALEYLESPTKVAVLSPPRTVLGLGEVKRLASRRWPDGMAGDGRCPPV